The segment GCCATCGAGCAACGTCACCAATAACGCTTGGCCAACGCTCGGCACCATCCATTGCTGCAATTCCACGCTCGTCGAAGTGAAGAAGGGGGCATAACATGTCATTGGGATTCCATGTGGCGACGGATCATTGCTACGGATGCAAAACCTGCACGGTCGGGTGCGCTAACGAACATCTTTTGAACCCTGGCGTTCTTTTGCGGCGTGTCCGTCAAATCGACTCATCCGATCCTATCGGGCACGCATTCGTTTCCATGAGCTGCAACCATTGTGATGAACCGGTATGCGTTGCAAACTGTCCGGTTGGTGCGTACACCAAGCAAGAAGACACCGGCTTAGTCATTCAGGACCACAGCCTCTGTATCGGCTGCAAGACGTGCATCGAAGCATGCCCGTTCAATGCGCCAAGTTACGATGAAGTGAGCTCAACCACCTACAAGTGCGACGGCTGTA is part of the Raoultibacter phocaeensis genome and harbors:
- a CDS encoding 4Fe-4S dicluster domain-containing protein; its protein translation is MSLGFHVATDHCYGCKTCTVGCANEHLLNPGVLLRRVRQIDSSDPIGHAFVSMSCNHCDEPVCVANCPVGAYTKQEDTGLVIQDHSLCIGCKTCIEACPFNAPSYDEVSSTTYKCDGCIARRQKGLPPVCTVVCPSANISMDEFDSLASSYGDSASVKEIGETMPNLIVSLDPDITVDVFADIDGWEETVDRGGEAY